TGACCGACTGCGTGCCCtttgttgtttttcctttctattgaataagCTATTGgccagttgaaatattatcgattatttagacagttgacaacctgaggattaattataaacatcgtttgacatgtttcgacagACTTTACctgtactattaggatgtattcgactgcatgttttgaccgcctttgagccagtggattactgaacaaaacgcgccaacaaaacagagtttttgggatataaagagggactatcgaacaaaacaaacatttattgtttaGCTGGAactcttgtgagtgcaaccaaatgaagatcttcaaaggtaagtgattcattttatagctatttctgacttttgtaattcctttacttggttgtaaaatgtttgtatgcttttgtaagcggggcgctgtcctcagataatcgcatggtatgctttcgccgtaaaacctttttgaaatctgacaaagccaaatccatatatttatatattcttaattccattcctttacttagatttgtgtgtattgggtatatgttgtgtaattattagatattacttgttagatattactgcactgtttgagatagaagcacaagcatttctgtcaaaccctgatctgtttcacctgtgttgtgcttgtctccacccccctccaggtgtcgcccatcttcccctttatccccagtgtatttatacctgtgttctctgtttgtctgttgccagtttgttttgatCATCAAGCCTACCCGCGTTTTTTCtcttgctcctgtctgtttctagttcctgttttctagttttcccggttttgaccattcttcCCGGTTTagaccctgaccctgagactaCCTGCCGTTCTCTATCTTTTGGACTCTaatctggattaccgacctctgcctgcccttgacctgtcatcttgcctgccccctgttctagtaatacacGTTTGTTACTTCTACACTGTCttcatctgggtcttccctaaaacgtgataATTAATTCTAcagccgcaataacatctgctaaacatgtgtatgtgaccaatattattttattttattttattaggcttggcttgcagtcggcggtccaattcatcccaaaggtgttcgatggggttgaggtcagggctctgtgcaggcaggtcaagttcttctacaccgatctcaacaaaccatttctgtatggacttcgttttgtgcacgggggcattgtcatgctaaaacaggaaagggccttccccaaactgttgccacaaagttggaagcactgtagcgtctagaatgtaattgtatgctgtagcgttaagatttcccttcactcacctagcccgaaccatgaaaaacagccccagaccattattcctcctccaccaaactttacagttggcactatgcattgggccaGGTAACgttctggcatccgccaaacccagattcgtgcATCGGACTGCcatatggtgaagcgtgattcatcactccagagaacgcatttccactgctccagagtccaatagcggcgagctttacaccactccaactgacacttggcatttcgcatggtgatcttaggcttgtgtgcatggaaacccatttcattaagctcctgacaaacagttcttgtactgatgttgcttccaaaggcagtttggaactcagtagtgagtgttgcagccgaggacagaccatttttacgcgctacacccttcagcactctgcagtcccattctgtgagcttgtgtgggctACCACTTCGCGGCTTAGCCGCTGTTGcttctagacatttccacttcacaattacagcccttacagttgaccggggcagctctaacagggcagaaatttgatgaactgacttgttggaaaggtggcatcctaaactcagcaaaaaaagaaacttcgttttttcaggaccctgtctttcaaagataattcataaaaatccaaataacttcattgtaaagggtttaaacactgtttcccgtgcttgttcaatgaaccataaacaattgatgaacatgcacctgtggaacagtagTTAAGACACTAACACTAACAGCTGAACGacggcaattaaggtcacagttatgaaaacactaaagaggcctttctactgactctgaaaaaaaacacccaaagaaagatgcccaaggtccctgctcatctgcgtgaacgtgccttaggcatgctgcaatttattgccctgtccatactgtgagacgcctaagacagcgctacagggagacaggatggacaactgatcatcctcgcagtggcagaccatgtgtaacaacacctgcagaggatcggtacatccaaacatcacacctgcgggacaggtacaggatggcaacaacaactgctcgagttccaccaggaacgcacaatccctccatcagtgctcagactgtccacaatagggttagagaggctggactgagggcttgtaggcctgttataaggcaggtcttcaccagacatcaccggaaacAACGTCGCATATGGGCACAaaaccaccgtcgctggaccagacaggactggcaaaagtgctctttactttttgtctcaccagggtgatggtcggattcgcgtttatcgtcgaaggaatgagcgttacactgaggacAGTACTttagagcgggatcgatttggaggtggagggaccgtcatggtctggggcggtgtgtcacagcatcatcggactgagcttgttgtcattgcaggcaatctcaacgctgtgcgttacagagaagacatcctcctctctcatgtggtacccttcctgcaggctcatgctgacatgaccttccagcatgacaatgccaccagccatactgcttgttctgtgcttgatttcctgcaagacaggattgtcagtgttctgccatggccagcgaagagcccggatctcaatcccattgagcacgtctgggacctgttggatcggaaggtgagggctagggccattccccccagaaatgtccgggaacgtgcaggtgccttggtggagagcgtggggtaacatctcacggcaagaactggcaaatctggtgcagtccatgaggaggagatgcactgcagtacttaatgcagctggtggccacaccagatactgactgttacttttgattttgacccccccttttgttcagggacacattattcaatttctgttagtcacatgtctatgtctaagtttatgtctcagttgttgaatcttgttatgttcatacaaatatttacacatgttaagtttgctgaaaataaacacagttgacagtgagagtcttttctttttttctgagtttatagcggtgccacgttgaaagtcgctGGGCTCTTCACTAAGGCCAGTCTActcccaatgtttgtctatggagattgatggctgtgtgctcgtttttatacacctgtcagcaactgatgtggctgaaatagccgaattaaCTCATTTGAAGttgttgtccacatacttttctataTATAGTGCATGTGACCAGTGACCCATGCTCTCTAGTGTACAAAATGGAATATACAAAAGACAAACTATAGACAACACAACAACCACACAAGTAGGCAAAAATGGCTCCTGCAAACACACAGTCCTACTAGCCTATACCCACAGTTTGACTCATAATACCCATacaacctagtggtcaaacaaggaaatggtccCAATCATTTTTTCCCATGACTTTTTCCCATAGGGggttttagaaacacttaaaataagagctgtgttttgtgtaggcttttTTTTtagggtattatgacacctccactgtggggctctatactgtaggtctataataTTTGTATGATAAGCACTGTCAAATTTGGCTTTGCAATGAGTGACATGGAATTGACATGTTAGTACAAATATATTGTCACTCAGGCTAGTTGGTTGCTGTTTGTAATAGACCAATATAGTGTAGCGAATATGGGGGTTAGCCCCAATGGGCCCAGTGACTGTCAAGCAAACATCTTAATCGTTACACCAAGAGGTACAAATCTCTTGATAGGTGTTGGATTAATGTTGCCAAATTACCCCCTTCCTTCGGGACGGCGTGTCCCCATGCTTCTCTATACCAATTCACTCATGTGTACATGCCTCTCCAATGGCCTCACGGGcgccatcccacttctgacaccaatgtagtgAATTCGGGGGTAGCTCCGACCGGGACTCGAACCCGGGTCCAGCGACGGTCAAGCTAGAGAATAAGTGACCTTGGTTTACTACAGACTATTTTGATCCTGTATCCTGCTGTTTTACCACAGCATATTGGTAAGCACATGATGGCGCCGGAGGGTATGGCTGcatcttatcggctcttaactaaccatgctattttgtttgttttttcatattgttcgtaacttgttttgtacataatgttgctgctaccatctctgaTGACGGAAAAGAGCTTccggacatcagaactgcgattactcacctcagattagacaaaGAGTTTTTCTTCAGTGAGTCGGATGGGAGGGATTTACtaccgaccaggcccagatccctgtcatttgctggagaaggaaactgagatttttctgaaaaagatcagggtgccttataaggatcaggcgacgagtggctaatctgcctttgccttccGTCCTGCAAGTaatactgaaacatgcatgagagcatcagctgttccggacgactgtgtgatcaagctctccgcagccgatatgagtaagacctttaaacaggtcaacattcacaaggcctcagGGACAGACGGAtaaccaggatgtgtactccgagcatgcgctgaccatctggcaagtgtcttcactgacattttaacctctccctgtctgagtctgtaacaccaacatgtttcaagcagcccaccatagtccctgtgcccaagaaaaacaaggtaacctgcctaaatgactaccgacccgtagcactcacgtctgcagccatgaaatgttttgaaaggctagtcatggctcacatcaacaccattatcccagaaaccctagacccactccaatttgcataccgcaccaacagatccacagataatgcaatctctattgcactccacactgccctttcacacttggacaaaaggaacacttatgtgagaatgctattcattgactatagctcagcgttcaacaccatagtgccctcaaagcttatcactaagctaagaaccctaggactaaacacctccctctgcaactggatcctggacttcctgacgggccgcccccaggtggtaagggtaggtagcaacacatctaccacgctgatcctcaacactggagctccccaggggtgcgtgctcagtcccctcctgtactccctgttcactcatgactgtatggccaggcacgactccaacaccatcgttaagtttgttgatgacacaacagtggtaagcttgatcaccaacaatgatgagacagcctatagggagaaggtcagagacctgaccgtgtggtacatggacaacaacctgtccatcAACTTGATCAAAACAGGTTcgttggcgtccacatcaccaacaaactaacatggtccaagcacacgaagacagtcatgaagagggcacgacaaaacctattccccttcaggagactgaaaagatttgcatgggtcctcagatcctcaaaaggttttaccgctgtaccatcgagagcatcctgacaggttgcatccctgcctggtatggcaactgctcggcctccgaccgcaaggcactacagagggtagcgcatccggcccagtacatcaccggggccaagcttcttgccatcctggacctctataccaggcggtgtcagaggaaggccctaaaaattgtcaaagactccagccaccctagttatagactgttctctctgctaccgcacggcaagcggtaccggggcgtcaagtctaggtccaagaggcttctactaaacagcttctacccccaagccataagactcctgaacagctaatcaaatggcaacccggactatttgcattgccccccccaccGACCaccctcttctacgctgctgctactctattatcaatgcatagtcaccTACATGTACGTATTACCTCAATTCCCACCGCAATTGACTCTGTactagtaccccctgtatatagccccgctattgttatttactgctgctctttaattatttgttattatctcttactttttatttttggggtgttttcttaaaactgcattgttggttaagggcttgtaagtaaacatttcactgtaagatctacacctgttgtattcagcgcatgtgacaaatacgatttgatttcacatttgatttgattaccagGCATGCACAACACAGTAAATGCATAGGTCTAAACTATAGCCTGTTTATATCTCAATTGCTCGGTTTAGCAGCATTCTTGGGGTCCTACTTTCTGACAAGAGAATCCATGTGGGTGTATTTGAGGACCAGTCTCATTAttgtttagtttattaggatccctattagctactgcacatgctGCAGCTTCTCTTCCTTGGGTCCACATAAAatgtacaaatacatgacaaagtacagaacagttatagacaaCAATTACATTAAATTcaaaaataaaataagtaataaataatatatattgaAAAGACACCAAGAGACAACAAATATGGTACAATTTACAAACAATTCATATATGCATATTCTTATACACAGTATGGCTAAATTATATCTGTAGAAAGAGGAAAGGCACAGTGATACAATATGTTTTTGAAAGCTAAACATACTTTTTGCCTTTTTATTGTAGAGTTATGCAACCcttagctctgtgtgtgtgtgtgtgtgtgtgtgtgcattgacaCCGGGAGGGAGGTATTTACCCAATCCCCTGGCTGTCAGTCCTTCCCAACCTGCTTGCACAAATAAGAGCACTTTTTCAACAAGCCTACTTGACAAACTTGTTGGCTAGTTAGTTACTCAATATCAGAAAATAATGTGCATGTTTTCCTGAAAATGTGAAACCTGTATATCTGATTTTGACTTAATATCAGAAAGCCACACATTTAGCTAgggctacagatgtaggatcttaatttgagccagtttgctacagcaggaaaataatcctgcagtaagaggaaatgtgaattatgtggATTTCGTAAGGGAAAAGCGagtctgaaatttcaaaatgGAAATTAAACTTCAGAAGCCTCAAATATAGTATagcctcaaatacactacaagttaaacatttcctgcattgcagcaacagggtgatcaaattaagatcctacaaaacctgcattgcaggaaaattctccagcaacagggtgatcaaattaagatcctgcctCTGTAGGCTATACTTTTATTGTAAACAGTCTCAGTCATCTACCAGTATAACCAGTGCAACTAtgtgaaatacatttttctaCAAACAAAAACCTTACTCACACAAAAAAGTCACAAAGTAAACACCCGAACCACCAAATTAAAATTAAACAGGCATTTATTATTGTGGCATGTAATGTAATACACCGTACAAAGCAGATGGAAGCAGGCAGGTCTTTACATCCAATCACATACTCTTCACCAGGGCACAGTTGCATGCGTAGGCAAGGGATCCAATCAGGGTAATGTACTCCTTGAAGTCCACGGAGCCGTCAGCATCCTGGTCCAGCATCGTCATCAGGTCATCCACTTTAGGACCACCCTTCTGCTCATGCCAATGTAATATAggatcatttacattttagtcatttagcagacgtgcttatccagagcaacttaaaggagcaattagggttaagtgccttgctcaagggcacatcgacagatttttcatgTAGTCGGATCACAAGTAAAGTAAGACAATACCTTaacatttctgtatttaattgtCATTCACACTGAATGGCTGAGACTCCATGCAATATAGAATCAGTCAAAGTTCAATCAAACAGAGCATTAAATAGTTTTTATTCAAATCACAACACACTTAAAGGGATACGTCAGGATTTTGGCATTGAAGCCCTTTATCTAAAACCCAGTTAGATGGCACAATTTCTATGTCTCTGCGTACAGTTTAACGGAACTGCTAGCAAgctagtagataccatagacttctAGTCATTGCGGTGATGCTAGTTAGAATTGGCTAGTGAAACTACCTCCAACTTCCTTCGTACTGGaagcagagacataaaaataatATCCATGAGTTAATCTGACACTGGGGAAGTAAATAAAGGGCTTAATTGCCAAAATCCTTAAGTATCTCTTTAACAATAAAAGGGGGCATTAGAATAGCATTTACTATCTCATGAGGGGCCAGTTTCCCAGATACAGATTAAGCCTAGACctagatttaaaaataaaaagtatgCTCAGTGGTAGCTAGCAGATCGCAACGGGCCAATGTGATATTCCATTAGCCGTTGCTGGATAGGTACTGTTTGGCGTAGCAAAGATAATTTTCGACCAACCTTAACTCAATTCGGCCAAACTGTCAGAGTCCAGCTGGTTTGTTGGAATTTAGAAAATATTATAATGTTTTGCTCCATGAAGTAATCTAACAATGTGTACGCCACCGTCTTTTCTTTTTAAAATCTTCTCTCATTGATTGAGACAGGTGAGTGTCATCGTAACACTTTGTGTCTCGATCAATGAGAGAAGATTTGAAAAAAGACAAGACGGTGGCgtacacattgttggattacttcatggaGCAAAACATTTACTTTAATAACGGAGCATTTTCTAAATTGAAACAGACCACCTGCAACTGGACACTGACATTTCTGAAGATACATGTTTGGCCGAATCGAGAAAGAAGATACTATCGCCAAGTTAAGGTTGGTTGAATATTCTCTGTGCTACGCCAAACAGTACCTATCCTCTCGCAGGACTGGGcactccagtcctcaggggcctgattggtgtcacactttttgccctaactaacacacctgactccaataatcaactaatcatgatcttcagttaaaaAGGCAATTtgtttaaatcaggtgtgtttgctagggataggagaaaagtgtgacaccaatcaggtccCCGAGAACTGGAATTGCTCAGGCCTGCGAGCATCACATTAGCCCGTTACAATCTGCTAGCTAGCTCAATGGATACTCTtcattgaaagtgctttttagtccaggactataGGCTTAATCTCTGTTCGGGAAACTGTCCCGAGGTGTTGCAATGACTCACCCCAGCGATGTTGGGCAGCTCTGCCTTGATGAGGTTGGTTAGCTCTTTTTTGTTGAGGGTCTTGGCATCTCCACTACCAGCGTGCTTGTGGAATGTCATGATGAGGGCTCCCAGGGAGGCTTCCAGAGGTGTGGGCTGTGCCATGGTGTCTGAGGGTGATGGTGATCCTGGGGGTAGAAACTATTAAAAGTAATAGGCAAGTAGTTTACATGTGGAATGCCTTATGTTCTTTACAGGAATGAAGAGGACTATGTAAGTAAGCACTTACAAAATGAAGAATAGACATGTTAAATTGATAACAGTTACTGTATTATCTTTTAAGGTTCAGTCTAAGAATGTATTCCGTTTCCTGTCGGTCTTACCTGTGTGTAGAATAGGAGAATATGTCAGGTGCTGAGGGGGTGGAAAGAGAAGGAGCTTATATAGAACAGCACCTGGCCTGTGACACTCCCCTTGATTCCATCCTTCTCTCTGCccttccctgttccctctctcctcaccctcatctctctctctacgctACGCCCTTCCTGCGTGTCCCTGTGTGACCTGACCTTTCATGGTAGCTGCTTTAGCAAATATAAAAATTCTCTATAGAATACACTGTCTAAAAAAGTATTGTCTATATTAATAGCATAACATGCAACTCAAATGAATACAAAACATTCCTTGTCCTCTCTTATGTTTTTGTGAACAGTATGCCTTCATATATCATGCGTGTATCATGGAACAACAACTGCATATAGAGAGGATGGTAAATGGTTTAAGTTATGTAAGTTCATTGAAAGTCTGTTTTCTATTACACTGTCCGTGGCATTTCATTGAATGGCGGGGTGTGTCCATGCTCTCTTTGTCTTGCAGTAAATACTTGCATTCCAGATTAGGTTATATTTTAGTTTATCCTGTTTATGGTTTGTTATAGTGGTGTCGTTAAAAGCACAGCCTCTCTCTAACCGTCATTTAAAACAGGCATTtttaagtcaaatcaaatgttaattgtcacatgcttcgtaaacaacaggtgtagactaacagtgaaatgctaaacTTTTAGCCCAGTGACTAAGAGAGTATGTGTTTATACTGATGTTTTGATTATACAACAGGTATAAATATCACTTGGCTAAATCATCTGAAGAGCTGAAGGACTAATGTGGCTGATGATAAACCTGCAAataagtttgtggaaatgtaacATGAGATTAAAAACCCTCATAATTACTCACCCCTATCAAAATGAAACctacagttttattgcttctaaTAAGTGGTACGTAATCATTTTGTAACTtcggtgaactatccctttaatattTCAAATACACACTGTGGACTCAATTCAATTGTACGCCCTTAGCTGGATTCATGTAGTTGCACTTTTTCCCATGGTCAAAACAAATCACAATGTCACGCcctgcgtcccgcaccggagccgccaccgaggtaGATGCCCACctagaccctcccctatagtgtCAGGTTTacagccggagtccgcacctttgggggggtactgtcacgccctgaccgtagagatctttttattctctatgtttggttggtcagggtgtgactcgggtgggaaactctatgttctgtgtttctatgttttggccgggtatggttctcaatcagggacagctgtctatcgttgtctctgattgggaatcatacttaggcagccttttttccttttgtattttgtgtgtagttgtctttgttagtggcccTAGTAAGCTACacattcgtttttgttgtttcttgtttttgttggcgacatttataataaagaaaaatgtacgctcaccacgctgcacctagGTCCGATCATTTCGACGAGCGTGACACACAAAATGGTTTTGCGCACTAGAAATAACTCCTAGACATCCTCGCAGGTGGATGCTTCAATTTGACAGATGTTTTTACGGATACCAATTTCACTTTTAATCTGATACGGATCATTTGATGATGAAGATGGTATGCATCTTACAtttggcacacctgtaataaTAACACTGTTATTGGCGTTGTGCCACTGGTGAGGTTCCTCCTGTGAGAAACATTTCTGACATCTTCTCATGACATTCACATTTGAACGCGAGGCTCACTACACAAAGTCCCTTTAGCTGCTTACAAAAAGTGAGTTGCAAAAGAGATCTGATAAATGCCATTCACAGCAAGTTAAATGTTTCTGCAAGGCACAAAACACCAGGGAAATCATGACAGTTGCAGAATGTTTTTTGTAGTATAAAAAGAAAGAAAGTtgcatatgtactgtatgttcccAACAATTGGCTAAACCTAATAACCAGCGTTTCAGCAACACAGTGCCTTCAGGTTTTAGTGTATCAAATATTTATCTGGGGTATGGGCAGTTTGGTtgggctgtttctctctctctctgaccctgtaGATATTCAAGTTGAACTTGTTTGGTTGTGACGTTTAGTTTAATATCAGGAGTTATACAAATAGAGAACCCTCATGCATGATAAGCAGCACAAATTATCTCTATCTAAGGTTAAGCCATGGGTAGAAGAGCACAATGAGGCTCAAAGAGACATTGAATGTCATATGTGAGTCATAAGCTgatgctgtctctgcctggccggttcccctctctccactgggcttctctgcctctaaccctattacaggggctgagtcactggcttactggtgctctttcatgccgtccctaggaggggtgcgtcacttgagtgggttgagtcactgacgcgatcttcctgtctgggttggcgcccccccttgggttgtgccatggcggagatctttgtgggctatacccggtcttgtctcaggatggtaagttggtggttgaagttatacctctagtggtgtgggggctgtgctttgggaaagtgggtggggttatatccttcctgtttggccctgtccgggggtatcatcggatggggccacagtgtctcctgacccctcctgtctcagcttccagtatttatgctgcagtagtttgtgtcggggggctagggtcagtttgttatatctggagtacttctcctgtcttatccggtgtcctgtgtgaatttaagtatgctctctctaattcactctttctctttctttctctctctcggaggacctgagccctaggaccatgcctcaggactacctggc
This region of Salvelinus namaycush isolate Seneca chromosome 32, SaNama_1.0, whole genome shotgun sequence genomic DNA includes:
- the LOC120027283 gene encoding protein S100-A1-like, producing the protein MAQPTPLEASLGALIMTFHKHAGSGDAKTLNKKELTNLIKAELPNIAGKGGPKVDDLMTMLDQDADGSVDFKEYITLIGSLAYACNCALVKSM